A window from Drosophila subobscura isolate 14011-0131.10 chromosome O, UCBerk_Dsub_1.0, whole genome shotgun sequence encodes these proteins:
- the LOC117899645 gene encoding ectopic P granules protein 5 homolog, with translation MATLAKPKKVKTKKPQRESQQSQRLSLQEEEEHDDELSTSSVAAAPEQRATENVSLLEEFERVAALASSSSSGAEGIISHDCCISSDVLEVPTQPEAEAEPEPEPEVQLEPSAPSAPPSSSAKIVQYPNLQPMKLSNAQIEEHSSKIVFRQPDCQPVGFALVRSNLKPLDAEQLRKIYDCPDLELAKQFELEFLMNSLLESSEADPLYAALLEYYQLQSKLTSNLHDVEKLRKACVEAQEKIWERKSVSRTFRGTCGDGNVVQESITYETIEVDQIKLELTQVVFTSLYDLVSHTYTNNLITAKITNVKIDQMINELLSYPHVDAQAAISLSSQLDAAALQFVGKLRGAISILFSFVRRPSPNVNFDKDLKAWLRKLIALQLLLATKEDHWFLLFNILRCPNGVGSWAAQFLQLPGMRLPSRGSQQNELPLGLNSPELNHCMAVLQILLMPVKRRNEYLKSQAQAHRELSGSTGAADCWTVVDSDGEDAHTPTGDCIGLKESDLIALLNQLPFEKIFTSAMRIEKFLDDYIIEPDMITGQQMLSVVVFLAQLVKTLGEGMLTYNNERYKQLAKRLGRLVRHTLQYVFDYNELFLHNNLSKSSELYERIQVELQALLLRACGYIYRTRNLGTWQYFSTLPFGTLDAEIIWHLFYYLNVGFPTDLSTDLVGNAEAACQADDFWSKFDQANADVAPEDMYYLLQTFFEMANDRNRTKDWSLIKAICLHIFHMGYIHRPTREICYKTARDMLANLMQEDLLGCFLVQLKVRYGEVDQAAYLFKALPLDAWRPCMDSFEVLSNWLLHFDYQSSESHLARLIISHLNWGFDIEGRLFLPHNIHVRMAYLVNEALNKYAPEVIGASGISESVRQVSSLIDSTQSSREQFTNWCWRMISMLRLHLMDQGVESVKRTLQHPTEPLLFIPALENMEMIFQGVAEQRPLALYVGMLVSLHGHSIPLICQHGFDLLQKLLLDHRHAATIRCLELIVPLFLETPETLAHCENFQRLLLTLLNADRTYLKLAKDMVYANSIGPILELLDNMLHHQIISYTSYGLCSPLNLLNIWLNCFTSLPGWSQNANLLYLLDRMLCISYQFPDCRAQAVEFFYNFYKDCSEWKTPAKSSALKAFFGQQSSVSRKPLISPQNCWLNLVLLEIEFRLVDTRLWPELMRQLSVQPMEAALKKTLSLSKTNAFPPNQLVVFKYAQLLASMDTSHALFPIVCQKFFELYLWRVPSEGESLNFSHNFGVSDKFYEHNVPLMKTIKGQLKSSEGYYAALALKFASDDSLAHFYRSCCKLMQNCGLWLEDTQINRFTSDAEQLPPQYNSEKLRELLGGHVNHWTEFLYLATLRKEQRHQADQWGRKVFRLASQRPPRSPVQPKARQLPAQHIKSLLSTYEKSLPIPAHARCEPVRAPPVDADIVFQLKKLLGIFHSTAKNYHYMTSELNSLNLNYLQDVRAMYQMVPYDETRRKECSSLLFNRTCTAPAQITLRPEHIRRNEKIFRKQQLNRDRHEKSLEALLMAANVDRFAQCIEDFGLCIGALLQAPSGRRVTDLGVAIFYHLVESLNEVTMEFQPTRDLYFQVLEQLGVFLQADQAAQGLPVLKLALKRPDLLELLAAVFVPSRTDVEHFLPMYEFLIDSHLKRCDTKTLFVLFSKFDLLSWLEAYQPKLSEINGLLLLVLQGLEAWSQPDSRLLQDQFRRHLVHIFCYDFPQHYGEVMQLVLDRISDQKLMPLVLVDLLNALFATCNCQELAMDQYEPQVHELSLDFARRQKLFTLKAATDTLLLFSRHFQKERLHHGLHGLYPKHKDYCKALILWFTCFGHMLLASAICSYQELLADQISDIVFGSIVETYGPWLIPYTEQTASGVAHWIRQLTPGQNKVLLPWSEPQVSSSKLMIRSFTATILQVLQYLPSSSMILEHVFAWYVHHFAQPNMAGHVLAPIHEGLAQLPWERFLPPTKHIELLYESLQRFTPESHAMLGHIFIRIDWSSWFAQMPQPVAVLSRLFGIFVKMAFEPNIHIHPNTSKILEEAIQYPWHLVEYSELEQLLKWFVASVEPAIVLKLPAESNYADRAVLDLLRLACAMLPERSAQDAVVLGTAKRMLYTRSMVRLQRACGAKHKKLLATKEGERAFSEAFLELLNSIDRAISSCSEQCTPEEQRREALNLMLELVAPTQTQSQEVSILHIKALVLWQQQCAPGNLVMCSALPAIGHLNTYIASIYSLLEASVESYFRTSTECAPWHAPSWQGLFEALSMSLPKLELMPIMQGSYFFSLHVFVLYKMEEIATDGDKVTFLQDLSQLLDNLKTNPVTEPRLALVWGAIISRGCQILQVNAHVKKPLHMLARQLQIASTKAEGWGDGLLGVIGLRSEIITNRRKVLTRCLACVIFSLCPANRELRLPCEEYESSMRELSMLLANKKFADVKPLIVHAISLLKEHCLPEARAVPHLVCRLIGIFYAQSYLTTIPEVWDFDFRLNAAA, from the exons ATGGCCACGCTAGCGAAGCCCAAGAAAGTG AAAACGAAGAAGCCTCAGCGCGAGAGCCAGCAGTCGCAGAGACTAAGCCTGCAAGAGGAAGAAGAACATGACGACGAGTTATCAACAAGTAGTGTAGCTGCAGCACCAGAACAAAGGGCCACAGAAAATGTTTCGCTCTTGGAAGAGTTTGAGCGCGTCGCTgcgttggccagcagcagcagcagcggggcagaGGGCATCATTAGTCACGATTGCTGCATTTCCAGCGATGTATTGGAGGTGCCGAcgcagccagaggcagaggcagaacccGAGCCGGAACCGGAAGTGCAGCTAGAACCAAGTGCACCCAGTGCACCGCCTTCAAGCAGTGCTAAAATAGTGCAATATCCGAATCTCCAGCCCATGAAGCTGTCCAATGCCCAGATCGAAGAGCATTCATCGAAGATTGTGTTTCGTCAGCCCGATTGCCAGCCAGTAGGATTTGCCCTAGTGCGCAGCAACCTCAAGCCACTGGACGCCGAGCAGCTGCGGAAAATCTACGACTGCCCGGATCTGGAACTGGCCAAGCAGTTTGAATTGGAATTCCTCATGAACTCGCTGCTGGAGTCGAGCGAAGCAGATCCCCTCTATGCTGCGCTCCTGGAATACTATCAACTGCAGAGCAAACTAACCTCGAATCTGCACGATGTGGAGAAGCTGCGAAAAGCCTGTGTGGAGGCGCAGGAGAAGATTTGGGAGCGAAAGTCAGTGAGTCGCACCTTTCGCGGCACTTGTGGCGATGGCAACGTGGTGCAGGAAAGCATTACCTACGA AACCATAGAAGTGGACCAAATCAAGCTGGAGCTGACGCAAGTGGTCTTTACAAGCCTCTACGACCTGGTTTCGCACACCTACACGAACAATCTGATCACAGCGAAGATAACCAACGTGAAGATCGACCAGATGATCAATGAACTGCTCTCGTATCCCCATGTCGATGCCCAAGCAGCCATTTCATTGAGCTCCCAACTGGATGCGGCGGCTCTCCAGTTTGTGGGGAAGCTGCGCGGTGCCATCTCCATTCTGTTCAGCTTTGTCAGACGGCCCAGTCCAAATGTG aaCTTTGACAAGGATCTGAAGGCGTGGCTGCGCAAGCTGATtgctttgcagctgctgctggccaccaagGAGGATCACTGGTTCCTGCTGTTCAACATACTCCGTTGCCCTAATGGCGTGGGCTCGTGGGCAGCCCAATTCCTGCAGCTGCCCGGCATGAGGCTGCCAAGCCGAGGCAGTCAGCAGAATGAGCTGCCCTTGGGCCTGAACTCGCCGGAACTAAATCACTGCATGGCTGTGCTGCAGATCCTATTGATGCCTGTGAAAAGACGCAATGAGTATCTGAAGAGCCAGGCCCAAGCGCACCGCGAGCTGTCGGGGTCGACGGGCGCTGCAGACTGCTGGACAGTGGTCGACTCGGATGGCGAAGACGCACATACACCCACCGGCGACTGCATTGGTCTCAAGGAGAGTGATCTGATAGCGCTGCTAAACCAACTTCCATTCGAGAAGATCTTTAC ATCGGCAATGCGAATAGAAAAGTTTCTGGACGACTACATCATCGAGCCGGATATGATAACGGGTCAACAAATGCTCTCCGTTGTGGTTTTCCTTGCCCAACTGGTCAAGACGCTGGGCGAGGGCATGCTGACATACAACAACGAGCGATacaagcagctggccaagcgATTGGGTCGCCTGGTACGTCACACGCTGCAGTACGTCTTCGACTATAATGAGCTTTTTCT GCACAACAACTTGAGCAAATCCTCAGAGCTTTACGAACGGATTCAGGTGGAGCTGCAGGCGTTGCTTCTACGAGCCTGCGGCTACATTTATCGCACCCGCAATCTGGGCACTTGGCAGTACTTCTCGACGCTGCCGTTCGGCACACTCGACGCTGAGATCATTTGGCATCTCTTCTACTATCTGAATGTGGGCTTTCCCACGGATCTGTCCACCGATTTGGTGGGCAATGCGGAGGCCGCCTGCCAGGCCGACGACTTTTGGAGCAAGTTCGATCAGGCCAATGCGGATGTGGCGCCCGAGGATATGTACTACCTGCTGCAGACTTTCTTTGAGATGGCCAACGACCGGAATCGCACCAAAGATTGGAGCCTCATCAAGGCGATTTGTCTGCACATCTTCCACATGGGCTACATCCATCGGCCGACCAGAGAGATTTGTTATAAGACAGCCCGCGACATGCTGGCCAACCTCATGCAAGAGGATCTCCTGGGCTGCTTCCTCGTTCAGCTGAAGGTTCGTTACGGAGAGGTCGACCAGGCGGCGTATCTGTTCAAGGCGCTGCCCCTGGATGCCTGGCGCCCCTGCATGGACAGCTTCGAGGTGCTCTCCAATTGGCTCCTGCACTTTGACTACCAGTCGTCGGAGAGTCATTTGGCACGGTTGATCATCAGCCACCTCAACTGGGGCTTTGATATCGAAGGTCGCCTCTTTCTGCCCCACAACATACACGTGCGCATGGCGTATCTGGTGAATGAGGCGCTCAACAAGTACGCCCCGGAGGTGATTGGTGCTTCGGGCATTTCGGAGAGCGTGCGTCAGGTGTCGTCGCTCATTGACTCGACGCAATCGAGTCGGGAGCAGTTCACCAACTGGTGCTGGCGCATGATATCCATGCTGCGTCTCCATCTGATGGACCAAGGCGTGGAGTCGGTGAAGCGAACGTTGCAGCATCCCACAGAGCCGCTGCTCTTCATACCCGCACTGGAGAACATGGAGATGATCTTCCAGGGTGTGGCCGAGCAGCGACCCTTGGCCCTGTATGTGGGCATGCTCGTCAGTCTGCACGGGCACTCCATACCGCTGATCTGCCAGCATGGCTTCGACTtgctgcagaagctgctgctggatcatCGGCATGCGGCGACCATACGCTGTCTGGAATTGATTGTTCCGCTGTTTCTGGAGACACCCGAGACGCTGGCCCACTGTGAGAA CTtccagaggctgctgctgacgctgctcaATGCGGATAGGACGTACCTTAAGCTGGCCAAGGACATGGTCTATGCCAATTCGATAGGCCCCATTCTGGAGCTGCTCGATAACATGCTGCATCATCAGATTATCTCCTATACCAG CTATGGCCTCTGCTCGCCGCTCAATCTGCTCAACATCTGGCTGAATTGCTTCACTTCGTTGCCAGGCTGGTCACAGAATGCGAATCTGTTGTACCTGCTAGACCGAATGCTGTGCATCTCCTACCAGTTTCCCGACTGTCGTGCCCAGGCTGTGGAGTTCTTCTACAACTTCTACAAG GACTGCAGCGAGTGGAAGACACCCGCCAAGTCATCCGCCTTGAAGGCATTCTTTGGCCAGCAGTCCTCCGTCTCGCGCAAACCTCTCATCTCGCCGCAGAACTGCTGGCTAAatctggtgctgctggagatAGAGTTCCGGCTGGTGGACACACGCCTCTGGCCGGAGCTTATGCGCCAGCTCTCTGTTCAGCCCATGGAGGCGGCACTCAAGAAAACTCTGTCGCtgagcaaaacaaatgccTTCCCGCCCAACCAGTTGGTGGTCTTTAAGTACGctcagctgctggccagcatGGACACCAGCCATGCGCTCTTTCCCATCGTTTGCCAGAAGTTCTTCGAGCTCTATCTGTGGCGAGTGCCCAGCGAGGGCGAATCTCTCAATTTCAGTCACAATTTTGGGGTCTCAGACAAGTTCTACGAGCACAATGTGCCCCTGATGAAGACCATCAAGGGACAGCTGAAATCCTCCGAAGGGTACTACGCTGCTCTGGCCCTCAAGTTTGCCAGTGACGACTCGCTGGCCCATTTCtaccgcagctgctgcaagcTGATGCAAAACTGTGGGCTCTGGCTGGAGGATACTCAAATCAATCGATTCACCAGCGACGCCGaacagctgccgccgcagtACAACAGCGAGAAGCTGCGGGAGCTGCTTGGCGGCCATGTCAACCACTGGACAGAGTTCCTGTACCTCGCCACGCTGCGCAAGGAGCAGCGTCATCAGGCCGATCAGTGGGGACGCAAAGTGTTTCGCTTGGCCAGCCAAAGGCCGCCGCGCAGTCCGGTGCAGCCCAAGGCCCGGCAGTTGCCAGCTCAGCATATCAAAAGCCTTTTAAGTACCTATGAGAAAAGCCTTCCCATTCCGGCCCACGCTCGCTGCGAGCCAGTCCGAGCGCCACCGGTCGATGCTGACATTGTGTTTCAGCTGAAGAAGCTCCTTGGGATATTTCATTCGACTGCCAA AAACTATCATTATATGACCTCGGAGCTCAACTCGCTGAACCTCAACTACCTGCAGGATGTGCGGGCCATGTACCAGATGGTGCCGTACGACGAGACGAGGCGCAAGGAATGCAGCTCCCTGCTCTTTAATCGTACCTGCACTGCGCCCGCTCAGATCACATTGAGGCCGGAGCATATACGGCGTAACGAAAAAATATTccgcaagcagcagctgaacagGGATCGGCATGAGAAGAGTCTCGAGGCGCTGTTGATGGCCGCGAATGTTGATCGGTTTGCTCAATGCATCGAGGACTTTGGCCTCTGTATTGGGGCTCTGCTGCAGGCTCCAAGTGGCAGGAGGGTGACAGATCTGGGCGTGGCCATATTCTACCACTTGGTGGAGAGCCTCAACGAAGTGACGATGGAGTTTCAGCCCACCCGTGACCTCTACTTCCAagtgctggagcagctgggc GTCTTTCTGCAAGCCGATCAGGCAGCCCAGGGACTGCCGGTGCTCAAACTGGCCCTCAAGCGTCCCGATCTCCTCGAGCTGCTGGCCGCCGTCTTTGTGCCCTCGCGAACGGACGTTGAGCACTTTCTGCCCATGTACGAGTTTCTCATTGACTCGCATCTGAAGCGCTGCGACACCAAAACCCTCTTTGTGCTGTTCTCCAAGTTCGATTTGCTCAGCTGGCTGGAGGCGTATCAGCCGAAGCTGAGCGAGATCaatggcctgctgctgctggtgctgcagggGCTGGAGGCCTGGTCCCAGCCGGACTCTAGACTGCTGCAAGATCAATTCCGTCGCCACTTGGTGCACATTTTCTGCTACGATTTCCCCCAGCACTACGGGGAGGTAATGCAACTGGTGCTGGATCGCATCTCGGATCAGAAACTGATGCCCCTCGTGCTGGTCGATCTGCTGAACGCTCTCTTTGCCACCTGCAATTGCCAGGAACTGGCCATGGATCAATACGAGCCGCAGGTGCACGAACTGTCGCTGGACTTCGCACGACGCCAGAAGCTGTTCACCCTGAAGGCCGCCACGGAcacgttgctgctgttttccaGGCACTTCCAGAAGGAGCGGCTGCACCACGGTCTGCATGGATTGTATCCCAAGCACAAGGACTATTGCAAGGCGCTGATCCTGTGGTTCACCTGCTTCGGGCATATGCTGCTGGCCTCGGCTATCTGCAGCTATCAGGAGCTACTGGCGGATCAGA TCAGCGACATTGTGTTTGGATCCATTGTGGAGACCTATGGCCCCTGGCTGATTCCCTACACTGAGCAGACGGCCAGTGGCGTCGCCCACTGGATACGCCAGCTGACACCCGGCCAAAACAAAGTTCTGCTGCCTTGGAGCGAGCCGcaagtgagcagcagcaagctcATGATTCGCTCCTTCACGGCCACCATCCTGCAAGTGCTGCAGTACCTGCCCTCGTCCAGCATGATCCTCGAGCATGTGTTCGCCTGGTATGTGCACCACTTTGCACAGCCCAACATGGCCGGCCATGTGCTGGCCCCCATTCACGAGGGTCTGGCCCAATTGCCCTGGGAACGCTTCCTGCCACCCACCAAGCATATCGAGCTGCTGTACGAGAGCCTGCAGCGCTTTACGCCCGAGTCGCATGCAATGCTGGGCCACATCTTCATACGGATCGACTGGAGCAGCTGGTTCGCACAGATGCCACAGCCGGTGGCTGTTCTGTCGCGACTCTTTGGCATTTTCGTGAAGATGGCCTTTGAGCCGAACATTCACATACATCCGAATACGAGCAAAATCCTGGAGGAGGCCATTCAATATCCCTGGCATCTGGTCGAGTACagcgagctggagcagctgctcaagTGGTTTGTGGCCAGCGTGGAGCCAGCGATTGTCCTGAAGCTGCCTGCCGAGAGCAACTATGCGGATCGCGCTGTCTTAGA TCTTTTACGTCTCGCCTGCGCCATGCTGCCCGAGCGTTCCGCTCAAGATGCTGTTGTTTTGGGCACTGCCAAGCGCATGCTGTACACACGCTCCATGGTACGGTTGCAGCGTGCCTGTGGGGCCAAGCACAAGAAATTGCTGGCCACCAAAGAGGGGGAGCGTGCCTTTTCCGAAGCCTTTTTGGAGCTGTTGAACAGCATCGATCGggccatcagcagctgcagtgaGCAGTGTACACCCGAGGAGCAGCGCCGCGAGGCCCTCAACCTAATGCTCGAACTGGTGGCCCCCACACAGACGCAGAGCCAAGAGGTTTCCAT TCTCCACATTAAGGCGCTGgtgttgtggcagcagcagtgtgcGCCGGGCAATCTGGTGATGTGCTCCGCCCTGCCAGCCATTGGACACTTGAACACCTACATTGCCAGCATCTACAGCCTGCTGGAGGCCAGTGTGGAGAGCTACTTCCGCACATCGACGGAGTGCGCGCCCTGGCATGCGCCCAGTTGGCAAGGACTGTTTGAGGCGTTGAGCATGTCGCTGCCCAAGCTCGAACTGATGCCGATCATGCAGGGCAGCTACTTCTTTTCGCTGCATGTCTTTGTCCTGTACAAGATGGAGGAAATTGCCACGGACGGGGACAAGGTGACCTTCCTGCAGGACCTCAGCCAATTGCTGGACAACCTGAAGACGAATCCGGTGACCGAACCGCGTCTGGCCCTCGTCTGGGGCGCCATCATTTCGCGCGGCTGCCAAATACTGCAGGTTAATGCTCACGTGAAGAAGCCGCTCCATATGCTGGCGCGTCAGCTGCAGATTGCCTCCACAAAAGCCGAGGGCTGGGGCGACGGCCTGTTGGGCGTCATTGGGCTCAGGTCGGAGATCATTACGAATAG ACGAAAAGTGCTGACCCGCTGCCTGGCCTGCGTCATCTTCTCGCTGTGCCCGGCCAACCGTGAGCTACGCCTGCCCTGCGAGGAGTACGAGAGCAGCATGCGGGAGCTGtccatgctgctggccaacaagaAGTTCGCCGATGTGAAGCCCCTGATTGTGCATGCCATAAGTCTGCTGAAGGAGCATTGCCTGCCCGAGGCGCGTGCTGTTCCCCATTTGGTTTGTCGCCTGATCGGCATATTTTACGCCCAGAGCTACCTGACAACCATTCCAGAGGTGTGGGACTTTGATTTCCGACTGAATGCAGCAGCGTAG